Within the Dechloromonas denitrificans genome, the region TCAAGGCATGGACTGCATCGAACAGTGCGGTATGCGCCGGAGCCGTGCTGCCGAAGCGTTGGCGCAATTCCTGGAGCAACCAGCAAAATGCCCGCTCGCTGTCGGTCAGCCCGACCGGCAGGAAGCTGCCGTCGAGGTTTGGCGTGAAATCCAGCAGATTGCCGTTGTGGGCAAAAATCCAGTAGCGTCCCCACAGTTCGCGCATGAACGGGTGGGTGTTTTCGAGACCGATGGCCCCTTGCGTCGCCTTGCGGATGTGGGAAATGACGTTTTTCGAACGAATCGGATAATGGCGGACCAGTTCGGCGACCGGTGAGGTGCACGACGGTTGCGGGTCGAGAAACAGGCGGGTGCCTTTGCCTTCAAAGAAGGCGATGCCCCAGCCGTCGGAATGAACATCGGTGGCGCCACCTCTGGCCTGAAAGCCGGTGAACGAAAAGCAGATGTCGGTCGGCACGTTGCAGTTCATGCCGAGCAGCTGGCACATTTTTTCTCTCTTTTCATGATAGCCTGTCCGCTCTAAAGGCTTGCAGTACAGGCGCTTTGCGGGGTTTGTCGGGTTTTTTTGAGGTGACACAAACGGCCGTGATTCGGATACACAACATGGTGACACATGACCACGCAATTCTTACACAAAAAGAAGGAATCTAGCCTCTGGTACTACCGGCGTAGATTCCCGCAAGATGTTGCACGGGTAGTCGGAAAGTCAGTGCACATGCAGAGCCTTCAGACTTCAATTAAGCGTGACGCGGAGCGAATGGCTCGAATGGTAGCGGTACAGTTCGATTCGATCTGTGAGGAAGCTAGGCGGGATCACAAGTTTCAGCAGGAGATAAAGCACGTGGAACTTGCATCAGCGCACGGGGCTGAAGCTAAGCGAGTTGTTAGTGCAGCCAGCGCAGCCGGTGCAGATGCCCAAAGAAGTCCAGAGAGCGTCTTAGCTCGGGTTCCTGAGTTGATTCGGCTTGCAGCTACTCGGGTGGTGGAAGAGCAGCAACGTGATCCGCAGGGCTGGCTAGATACCATCAGGCGCTGGAAGGATTATTACTCGTCTGCGCTTACCGCACCTATGCCCAGCCCCGGCCCTCAGACGGCTATAGAAGCGCAGGCGTGTCTGAATGGAATCGAGTTGGCAATACAGGGGCAGCCGCTTCCCCCGCAACCAGCTGCGGACTCGAACGCATTACAACGGCCGATTGCTGCACTATCCGGGAACGAGTCCTGTGCAGAAACATGGGCATCGCTTTGTGACCGTGCATTGCGTGAGTACCAGCACAAGGTAAGTCTTCCCCGGTACAAGCTGGCGCAGTCGAAATTGCCTGAAGTAAAGGCGGCGGGCTGCACCGAGTTGGAGATTCAGGAAGGATTACGAGGC harbors:
- a CDS encoding class II glutamine amidotransferase, producing MCQLLGMNCNVPTDICFSFTGFQARGGATDVHSDGWGIAFFEGKGTRLFLDPQPSCTSPVAELVRHYPIRSKNVISHIRKATQGAIGLENTHPFMRELWGRYWIFAHNGNLLDFTPNLDGSFLPVGLTDSERAFCWLLQELRQRFGSTAPAHTALFDAVHALTLEIAGHGEFNFLLSNGDWLFAHASTKLSYIIRQAPFTQAHLMDHDVTVDFSNVTTPEDRVAVIATLPLTDNEAWIEMPAGTLWWFEEGTATKTLATRPGPSKKTA
- a CDS encoding DUF6538 domain-containing protein, with the translated sequence MTTQFLHKKKESSLWYYRRRFPQDVARVVGKSVHMQSLQTSIKRDAERMARMVAVQFDSICEEARRDHKFQQEIKHVELASAHGAEAKRVVSAASAAGADAQRSPESVLARVPELIRLAATRVVEEQQRDPQGWLDTIRRWKDYYSSALTAPMPSPGPQTAIEAQACLNGIELAIQGQPLPPQPAADSNALQRPIAALSGNESCAETWASLCDRALREYQHKVSLPRYKLAQSKLPEVKAAGCTELEIQEGLRGWCNARLLEVQPRTVKGQLDCMVSALRCVLPKLTAPVLRELQGVMQPRVGDRQSMPIQEIRAAVNAFKSRPVPIKVRKDFGGGASQFDAIAVEVLAVLGMRPSELIKARPNALVTQEDVFGKQGLFLRLVDGKNKASERDIPLSDGTREVLPVQQLREMLEWQEKNTRSIAGAVTSLGTRFKAMTSGYTLYQMRHSWKDLAVHAGVDSELRERLMGHKLPGVAATYGSGIPLEKGLDSLMLVRRAIEL